In Oncorhynchus tshawytscha isolate Ot180627B linkage group LG28, Otsh_v2.0, whole genome shotgun sequence, a genomic segment contains:
- the psmb11a gene encoding LOW QUALITY PROTEIN: proteasome subunit beta type-11a (The sequence of the model RefSeq protein was modified relative to this genomic sequence to represent the inferred CDS: deleted 1 base in 1 codon), translating to MALQDSSVPFRCDNRHSSLSSLSTSPSPPTRRPFPLSHGTTTLAFVFQGGVIASADTRASCSGLVSCPSVQKILPIHSHLLVTTSGSGADCMPLERILAREIRLYQLRHGCCLSITSSAKLLSHMLEPFKGTDVCVAAILSGSDVEEVRVDRCGPKLFYVCSDGTRLQGEFFSVGSGSPYAYAVLDGGVRWSLREEAISLAREIVYRATHRDAYSGNCVDLFHITAQGYSHRDREDLREEYHREKGEGAEDGERMNENGERERLGLGRTLSDRL from the exons ATGGCTTTACAAGAC AGCTCTGTTCCTTTCCGCTGTGACAACAGACACTCGTCCCTTTCCtccctgtccacctctccatcaccgCCCACCCGCCGCCCATTCCCTTTGTCTCACGGAACCACTACCCTGGCCTTTGTGTTCCAAGGAGGTGTTATAGCATCGGCAGACACACGTGCCAGCTGCTCAGGGCttgtctcctgtccctctgtccagaAGATACTGCCCATCCACTCCCATTTACTGGTCACCACTTCAGGCAGTGGTGCAGACTGCATGCCATTGGAGAGAATCCTGGCTAGAGAGATCCGC CTTTACCAGCTACGCCACGGCTGCTGCTTGTCAATCACTAGCTCTGCCAAGCTCCTCTCTCATATGTTGGAACCATTTAAGGGGACTGATGTGTGTGTGGCAGCCATTTTATCTGGCTCGGATGTAGAGGAGGTTAGGGT TGATCGTTGTGGCCCAAAGCTCTTCTATGTGTGCAGTGACGGCACCCGTCTGCAGGGAGAGTTTTTCTCAGTGGGCTCAGGTTCGCCCTATGCCTATGCAGTACTGGATGGAGGGGTTCGGTGGAGCCTGAGGGAGGAGGCAATCTCATTGGCCAGAGAAATTGTGTACAGGGCCACACACAGGGATGCATATTCAGGGAACTGTGTGGACCTCTTTCACATCACTGCCCAAGGATATAGCCACAGAGATAGGGAGGATTTGAGAGaggagtaccacagagagaagggagagggtgcTGAAGATGGTGAAAGAATGAATGAAaatggggaaagggagagattagGGCTGGGGAGAACATTGTCTGACAGACTGTGA
- the LOC112226699 gene encoding protein arginine N-methyltransferase 5 isoform X1 — protein MASHNTGGRVSCGRDLSCVPEVADTLAAVAKLGFDFLCMPLFHPRFRREFELDPAKVRSGAHTRSDLLLCGRDWNTLVVGKLSPWIETDSEVETERRNSEAALVQELNFSAYLGLPAFMVPLKGPHCANLARVLLNHIQTGHHSCMFWIRVPLISADDMRDDIIENELTKHTDDGSDDEKTWAWWHSFRTLCDYNKRICLAIEVGENMPSDAVIDKWLGEPIKAAVLPTSIFLTNKKGFPVLSKSHQKIIFRLFKLEAQFIFTGTSRHSEKDFRSYLQYLEYLNQNRPAPNAYELFAKGYEDYLQSPLQPLMDNLESQTYEVFEKDPIKYSQYQQAVYKCLLDRVPEEQKATNTQVLMVLGAGRGPLVNASLRAAKQADRKLRIYAVEKNPNAVVTLENWKFEEWGDQVTVVSCDMREWAAPEKADIIVSELLGSFGDNELSPECLDGAQHFLKDGGVSIPCSYTSFLAPLSSSKLYNEVRGCRERDKDPECHFETPYVVRLHNFHQLAEPKACFTFVHPTTDMNNNRYQCLRFSVGCNTVLHGFAGYFETTLYGDVTLSQGIKPETHSPGMFSWFPILFPLKQPIPVTRDDDVVVRFWRCNNGKKVWYEWAVTEPSCSAIHNPAGRSYTIGL, from the exons ATGGCGTCCCACAACACAGGAGGCAGGGTGTCCTGCGGGAGAGATTTGAGTTGTGTGCCCGAGGTTGCTGACACACTTGCGGCGGTGGCTAAACTTGG GTTTGACTTCCTGTGCATGCCCCTCTTCCACCCGAGGTTCAGGAGGGAGTTTGAGTTGGACCCCGCCAAAGTCCGATCAGGAGCACATACGCGCTCTGACCTTCTGCTCTGTGGGAGAG ACTGGAACACTCTGGTTGTTGGAAAGCTTTCTCCATGGATCGAGACCGActcagaggtggagacagaacgCAGGAATTCAGAAGCG GCCCTGGTACAGGAGCTGAACTTCTCAGCATATCTGGGTCTGCCAGCCTTCATGGTCCCTCTGAAGGGCCCTCACTGTGCCAACCTGGCCCGCGTGCTGCTCAACCACATCCAGACGGGACACCACTCCTGCATG TTTTGGATCCGGGTCCCCCTGATTTCTGCTGACGACATGCGTGATGACATCATCGAGAACGAGCTGACGAAACACACAGATGATGGAAGTGATGACGAGAAGACCTGGGCCTG GTGGCATTCATTCAGAACTCTGTGTGACTACAACAAGAGAATCTGTTTAG CCATTGAGGTTGGAGAAAATATGCCCTCCGACGCTGTGATTGACAAGTGGCTTGGGGAGCCAATCAAAGCAGCCGTCCTTCCCACCAGCATCTTTTTGACCAATAAGAAAGGGTTCCCAGTCCTTTCAAAATCCCACCAGAAAATCATCTTCCGTCTCTTCAAG CTTGAGGCCCAGTTCATCTTCACTGGCACCAGTCGTCACAGTGAGAAGGACTTCCGCTCCTACCTGCAGTACCTTGAATACCTCAACCAGAACCGCCCTGCCCCCAATGCCTATGAACTGTTTGCCAAGGGTTACGAGGATTACCTACAGTCTCCTCTCCAG CCGCTCATGGACAATCTGGAGTCTCAGACCTATGAAGTGTTCGAGAAGGATCCCATCAAATACTCCCAGTACCAGCAG GCTGTGTACAAGTGTCTGCTCGACAGAGTCCCGGAGGAGCAGAAGGCGACCAATACACA AGTTTTGATGGTGCTGGGGGCTGGGAGAGGTCCTCTAGTCAATGCCTCCCTGCGTGCTGCCAAGCAGGCTGACAGGAAGCTCCGTATCTACGCTGTTGAAAAGAACCCCAACGCTGTTGTCAC GCTTGAGAACTGGAAGTTTGAGGAGTGGGGCGATCAGGTCACCGTGGTGTCGTGTGACATGAGGGAGTGGGCGGCACCTGAGAAGGCGGACATCATCGTCAGCGAGCTGCTCGGGTCCTTCGGGGACAACGAGCTCTCCCCGGAGTGTCTAGATGGAGCACAGCACTTTCTCAAAG ATGGTGGGGTTAGCATCCCCTGTTCCTACACCTCTTTCCttgcccccctctcctcctccaagcTGTATAATGAGGTTAGGGGGTGCAGGGAGCGGGACAAGGACCCCGAGTGCCACTTTGAGACCCCCTATGTCGTCAGACTCCACAACTTCCACCAGCTGGCTGAGCCCAAAGCCTGCTTCACCTTTGTACACCCCACCACAG ATATGAACAACAATAGGTACCAGTGCCTTAGATTCTCTGTGGGATGTAACACAGTGCTGCATGGCTTTGCTGGATACTTCGAGACCACTCTCTACGGAGACGTCACACTCA gtcAAGGTATCAAGCCAGAGACCCACTCTCCCGGAATGTTCTCCTGGTTCCCCATCCTGTTCCCTCTCAAA CAACCGATCCCAGTGACGCGGGATGATGATGTCGTGGTGAGGTTCTGGAGGTGTAACAATGGGAAGAAGGTGTGGTACGAGTGGGCCGTGACAGAGCCCTCATGCTCCGCTATCCACAACCCAGCAGGAAGGTCCTACACCATTGGCCTGTGA
- the LOC112226699 gene encoding protein arginine N-methyltransferase 5 isoform X2, with translation MASHNTGGRVSCGRDLSCVPEVADTLAAVAKLGFDFLCMPLFHPRFRREFELDPAKVRSGAHTRSDLLLCGRDWNTLVVGKLSPWIETDSEVETERRNSEAALVQELNFSAYLGLPAFMVPLKGPHCANLARVLLNHIQTGHHSCMFWIRVPLISADDMRDDIIENELTKHTDDGSDDEKTWAWWHSFRTLCDYNKRICLAIEVGENMPSDAVIDKWLGEPIKAAVLPTSIFLTNKKGFPVLSKSHQKIIFRLFKLEAQFIFTGTSRHSEKDFRSYLQYLEYLNQNRPAPNAYELFAKGYEDYLQSPLQPLMDNLESQTYEVFEKDPIKYSQYQQAVYKCLLDRVPEEQKATNTQVLMVLGAGRGPLVNASLRAAKQADRKLRIYAVEKNPNAVVTLENWKFEEWGDQVTVVSCDMREWAAPEKADIIVSELLGSFGDNELSPECLDGAQHFLKDGGVSIPCSYTSFLAPLSSSKLYNEVRGCRERDKDPECHFETPYVVRLHNFHQLAEPKACFTFVHPTTDMNNNRYQCLRFSVGCNTVLHGFAGYFETTLYGDVTLSIKPETHSPGMFSWFPILFPLKQPIPVTRDDDVVVRFWRCNNGKKVWYEWAVTEPSCSAIHNPAGRSYTIGL, from the exons ATGGCGTCCCACAACACAGGAGGCAGGGTGTCCTGCGGGAGAGATTTGAGTTGTGTGCCCGAGGTTGCTGACACACTTGCGGCGGTGGCTAAACTTGG GTTTGACTTCCTGTGCATGCCCCTCTTCCACCCGAGGTTCAGGAGGGAGTTTGAGTTGGACCCCGCCAAAGTCCGATCAGGAGCACATACGCGCTCTGACCTTCTGCTCTGTGGGAGAG ACTGGAACACTCTGGTTGTTGGAAAGCTTTCTCCATGGATCGAGACCGActcagaggtggagacagaacgCAGGAATTCAGAAGCG GCCCTGGTACAGGAGCTGAACTTCTCAGCATATCTGGGTCTGCCAGCCTTCATGGTCCCTCTGAAGGGCCCTCACTGTGCCAACCTGGCCCGCGTGCTGCTCAACCACATCCAGACGGGACACCACTCCTGCATG TTTTGGATCCGGGTCCCCCTGATTTCTGCTGACGACATGCGTGATGACATCATCGAGAACGAGCTGACGAAACACACAGATGATGGAAGTGATGACGAGAAGACCTGGGCCTG GTGGCATTCATTCAGAACTCTGTGTGACTACAACAAGAGAATCTGTTTAG CCATTGAGGTTGGAGAAAATATGCCCTCCGACGCTGTGATTGACAAGTGGCTTGGGGAGCCAATCAAAGCAGCCGTCCTTCCCACCAGCATCTTTTTGACCAATAAGAAAGGGTTCCCAGTCCTTTCAAAATCCCACCAGAAAATCATCTTCCGTCTCTTCAAG CTTGAGGCCCAGTTCATCTTCACTGGCACCAGTCGTCACAGTGAGAAGGACTTCCGCTCCTACCTGCAGTACCTTGAATACCTCAACCAGAACCGCCCTGCCCCCAATGCCTATGAACTGTTTGCCAAGGGTTACGAGGATTACCTACAGTCTCCTCTCCAG CCGCTCATGGACAATCTGGAGTCTCAGACCTATGAAGTGTTCGAGAAGGATCCCATCAAATACTCCCAGTACCAGCAG GCTGTGTACAAGTGTCTGCTCGACAGAGTCCCGGAGGAGCAGAAGGCGACCAATACACA AGTTTTGATGGTGCTGGGGGCTGGGAGAGGTCCTCTAGTCAATGCCTCCCTGCGTGCTGCCAAGCAGGCTGACAGGAAGCTCCGTATCTACGCTGTTGAAAAGAACCCCAACGCTGTTGTCAC GCTTGAGAACTGGAAGTTTGAGGAGTGGGGCGATCAGGTCACCGTGGTGTCGTGTGACATGAGGGAGTGGGCGGCACCTGAGAAGGCGGACATCATCGTCAGCGAGCTGCTCGGGTCCTTCGGGGACAACGAGCTCTCCCCGGAGTGTCTAGATGGAGCACAGCACTTTCTCAAAG ATGGTGGGGTTAGCATCCCCTGTTCCTACACCTCTTTCCttgcccccctctcctcctccaagcTGTATAATGAGGTTAGGGGGTGCAGGGAGCGGGACAAGGACCCCGAGTGCCACTTTGAGACCCCCTATGTCGTCAGACTCCACAACTTCCACCAGCTGGCTGAGCCCAAAGCCTGCTTCACCTTTGTACACCCCACCACAG ATATGAACAACAATAGGTACCAGTGCCTTAGATTCTCTGTGGGATGTAACACAGTGCTGCATGGCTTTGCTGGATACTTCGAGACCACTCTCTACGGAGACGTCACACTCA GTATCAAGCCAGAGACCCACTCTCCCGGAATGTTCTCCTGGTTCCCCATCCTGTTCCCTCTCAAA CAACCGATCCCAGTGACGCGGGATGATGATGTCGTGGTGAGGTTCTGGAGGTGTAACAATGGGAAGAAGGTGTGGTACGAGTGGGCCGTGACAGAGCCCTCATGCTCCGCTATCCACAACCCAGCAGGAAGGTCCTACACCATTGGCCTGTGA
- the LOC112226699 gene encoding protein arginine N-methyltransferase 5 isoform X3, giving the protein MPLFHPRFRREFELDPAKVRSGAHTRSDLLLCGRDWNTLVVGKLSPWIETDSEVETERRNSEAALVQELNFSAYLGLPAFMVPLKGPHCANLARVLLNHIQTGHHSCMFWIRVPLISADDMRDDIIENELTKHTDDGSDDEKTWAWWHSFRTLCDYNKRICLAIEVGENMPSDAVIDKWLGEPIKAAVLPTSIFLTNKKGFPVLSKSHQKIIFRLFKLEAQFIFTGTSRHSEKDFRSYLQYLEYLNQNRPAPNAYELFAKGYEDYLQSPLQPLMDNLESQTYEVFEKDPIKYSQYQQAVYKCLLDRVPEEQKATNTQVLMVLGAGRGPLVNASLRAAKQADRKLRIYAVEKNPNAVVTLENWKFEEWGDQVTVVSCDMREWAAPEKADIIVSELLGSFGDNELSPECLDGAQHFLKDGGVSIPCSYTSFLAPLSSSKLYNEVRGCRERDKDPECHFETPYVVRLHNFHQLAEPKACFTFVHPTTDMNNNRYQCLRFSVGCNTVLHGFAGYFETTLYGDVTLSQGIKPETHSPGMFSWFPILFPLKQPIPVTRDDDVVVRFWRCNNGKKVWYEWAVTEPSCSAIHNPAGRSYTIGL; this is encoded by the exons ATGCCCCTCTTCCACCCGAGGTTCAGGAGGGAGTTTGAGTTGGACCCCGCCAAAGTCCGATCAGGAGCACATACGCGCTCTGACCTTCTGCTCTGTGGGAGAG ACTGGAACACTCTGGTTGTTGGAAAGCTTTCTCCATGGATCGAGACCGActcagaggtggagacagaacgCAGGAATTCAGAAGCG GCCCTGGTACAGGAGCTGAACTTCTCAGCATATCTGGGTCTGCCAGCCTTCATGGTCCCTCTGAAGGGCCCTCACTGTGCCAACCTGGCCCGCGTGCTGCTCAACCACATCCAGACGGGACACCACTCCTGCATG TTTTGGATCCGGGTCCCCCTGATTTCTGCTGACGACATGCGTGATGACATCATCGAGAACGAGCTGACGAAACACACAGATGATGGAAGTGATGACGAGAAGACCTGGGCCTG GTGGCATTCATTCAGAACTCTGTGTGACTACAACAAGAGAATCTGTTTAG CCATTGAGGTTGGAGAAAATATGCCCTCCGACGCTGTGATTGACAAGTGGCTTGGGGAGCCAATCAAAGCAGCCGTCCTTCCCACCAGCATCTTTTTGACCAATAAGAAAGGGTTCCCAGTCCTTTCAAAATCCCACCAGAAAATCATCTTCCGTCTCTTCAAG CTTGAGGCCCAGTTCATCTTCACTGGCACCAGTCGTCACAGTGAGAAGGACTTCCGCTCCTACCTGCAGTACCTTGAATACCTCAACCAGAACCGCCCTGCCCCCAATGCCTATGAACTGTTTGCCAAGGGTTACGAGGATTACCTACAGTCTCCTCTCCAG CCGCTCATGGACAATCTGGAGTCTCAGACCTATGAAGTGTTCGAGAAGGATCCCATCAAATACTCCCAGTACCAGCAG GCTGTGTACAAGTGTCTGCTCGACAGAGTCCCGGAGGAGCAGAAGGCGACCAATACACA AGTTTTGATGGTGCTGGGGGCTGGGAGAGGTCCTCTAGTCAATGCCTCCCTGCGTGCTGCCAAGCAGGCTGACAGGAAGCTCCGTATCTACGCTGTTGAAAAGAACCCCAACGCTGTTGTCAC GCTTGAGAACTGGAAGTTTGAGGAGTGGGGCGATCAGGTCACCGTGGTGTCGTGTGACATGAGGGAGTGGGCGGCACCTGAGAAGGCGGACATCATCGTCAGCGAGCTGCTCGGGTCCTTCGGGGACAACGAGCTCTCCCCGGAGTGTCTAGATGGAGCACAGCACTTTCTCAAAG ATGGTGGGGTTAGCATCCCCTGTTCCTACACCTCTTTCCttgcccccctctcctcctccaagcTGTATAATGAGGTTAGGGGGTGCAGGGAGCGGGACAAGGACCCCGAGTGCCACTTTGAGACCCCCTATGTCGTCAGACTCCACAACTTCCACCAGCTGGCTGAGCCCAAAGCCTGCTTCACCTTTGTACACCCCACCACAG ATATGAACAACAATAGGTACCAGTGCCTTAGATTCTCTGTGGGATGTAACACAGTGCTGCATGGCTTTGCTGGATACTTCGAGACCACTCTCTACGGAGACGTCACACTCA gtcAAGGTATCAAGCCAGAGACCCACTCTCCCGGAATGTTCTCCTGGTTCCCCATCCTGTTCCCTCTCAAA CAACCGATCCCAGTGACGCGGGATGATGATGTCGTGGTGAGGTTCTGGAGGTGTAACAATGGGAAGAAGGTGTGGTACGAGTGGGCCGTGACAGAGCCCTCATGCTCCGCTATCCACAACCCAGCAGGAAGGTCCTACACCATTGGCCTGTGA